The window ACGCTCCAAGTTAGTCGTTGAATCCAAGTGGGCAAAGGCTGTTGCTGGCGCAGGGTCTGTATAGTCATCGGCAGGCACGTAGATAGCCTGGATAGATGTAACAGAACCTTTCTTGGTTGAGGTAATCCGTTCTTGTAATTGACCCATCTCCGTCGCAAGTGTTGGCTGGTAACCAACGGCTGACGGCATACGACCCAAGAGGGCAGATACTTCTGAACCAGCCTGCGTGAAACGGAAGATATTATCGATGAAAAGAAGTACATCCTGACCTTCCACATCACGGAAGTATTCCGCAATGGTCAAACCAGTAAGAGCAACACGCATACGGGCTCCTGGTGGCTCATTCATCTGACCAAATACCATGGCCGTTTTTTCAATAACACCTGATTCCTTCATTTCCCAATACAAGTCGTTCCCTTCACGAGTACGCTCACCAACACCGGTAAATACAGAAATACCACCGTGTTCTTGGGCAATGTTATGAATCAATTCTTGGATAAGAACGGTCTTACCAACACCGGCACCACCGAAGAGACCAACCTTACCACCTTTTAGATAGGGTGCTAGGAGGTCAATTACCTTGATACCTGTTTCCAAAATTTCGCTTGATGTAGATAACTCATCAAAAGCTGGTGCTTTTTTATGAATTGGCTCACGTTCAAAATCAGCTGGGAAAGGCTCATCAAGGTCAATGGTATCTCCCAAGACATTGAAGACACGACCTAGAGTTTCCTTACCGACTGGAACGGAGATAGGACGACCTGTATCAAGGACCTCCATGCCACGAGTCAATCCATCAGTTGATTCCATGGCAATGGTCCTAACAACGCCATCACCAAGTTCCAAAGCAACTTCAAGCACAACTTTTTGCTTGGAATCATCATTTTTGTATACAACGAGTGCGTTGTTAATCTCAGGAAGTTTATCTTCTGCTGCAAACGCAACGTCTACAACTGGTCCGACAACCTGAGTAATTTTGCCTGAACTCATTCTATTTCCTCTATTTCTATTACTCAAGGGCTGAGGCACCAGCTACAATCTCAGTAATTTCCTGAGTGATCGATGCCTGACGAGCCCTATTGTATTGAATTGTCAAATCGTTAATGACATTCTTAGCATTATCCGTTGCTGTCTGCATGGCCGTCATCCCAGCCGCATTTTCAGCAGTTTTGGCATCCAAAATCGCTCCGTAAATGGTGGATTCTGCATATTGGGTCAACAATTGCTCCAGAATGACTTCACGGTTTGGCTCCAATTCGAAAGTAGATGTATAACCATCTGCTTCATTATGGTCCAAATCCTCAACAGGAAGCATCTGCTGGACACGCACCTGACTGGTCAAACTATTGACATGGTGGTTATAACAGACATACAATTCATCGAAAAGTTCATTCTTATACATTTCAACAGATTTAGAAATGATTTTTTGAACCTCTTCAAAGCTTGGGTTGTCCGCTAGACCGCGCAATTCAAAGACAGGATTGATACCACGGGCACGGAAGAAATCAGCCCCCATACTACCAATGGCAATAATTTCATACTCATCTTTTGAGTCATGGTCCTGTTCAATCATGCCCATGACAGCTTTGAGAATACTGGAATTATAAGAACCCTTTAATCCACTGTCAGAGGTAATGACAATATAGCCTGATTTTTGAACTGGACGGCGAATCAGCATTGGATTGCTAGTGTCAGAAGCCATCAATTCTCCACGCAAGAGGTCCGTTGTAATCTGACGAACCTTGCTAGCGTAGATCTGAAAGGATTGGGCTAATTGCTCTGATTTGGCTAGTTTAGATGCCGAAACCATCTGCATGGCACCGGTGATTTGACTGGTTTTCTTAGTAGATGCAATTTTTGACTTGATTTCATTGAGAGAACCTGCCATCATTCACTCCTTTACTTAAAGACAGACTGGTCTTTGAAGGCTTGAATAGCAGCATTCAACTCATCTGTATCTGGAAGGTCTTTCGTCGTACGAATCACATCCAAAAGACTATCATAATGCAAATCAAAATATGCGTATAGCTCTTCTTCAAATGCCAAAATGTCATCAATTGGCACTGAATCCAAGAAGCCATTTGTCAAAGCATACAAAATCAAAACCTGTTTTTCAACTGGAAGTGGCTTATGCAAGGGCTGTTTCAAAACTTCGACAGTCCGACGACCACGGTTGAGTTTAGCCTGAGTTGCTGCATCCAAATCGGAACCAAACTGCGTGAAGGCCTCTAATTCACGGTAAGAAGCCAAGTCGATACGAAGGGTACCCGCAACCTTTTTCATAGCCTTAATCTGTGCCGAACCACCCACACGCGATACGGAAGAACCCGCATCAATGGCTGGACGGATACCAGAGTTGAACAAGTCGTCTTTCAAGAAGATTTGTCCATCCGTGATTGAAATCACGTTAGTCGCTATATAAGCTGAAATATCACCTGCCTGGGTTTCGATAAATGGCAGAGCTGTAATGGAGCCACCACCTAACTCATCTGAAACCTTGGCTGAACGCTCAAGCAAGCGGCTGTGCAAGTAGAATACATCACCTGGGTAAGCTTCACGACCTGGAGGACGACGAAGCAAGAGGGACAATTCACGGTAAGCAACCGCCTGTTTTGACAAATCATCGTAGACAATCAAAACGTGCTTGCCTTCATACATGAACTCTTCTGCCATGGCAACGCCGGCATAAGGAGCCAAGAATAGCAATGGAGAAGGTTGAGAAGCAGATGCCGTCACGACGATTGTGTAATCCAAGGCACCATATTGGCGAAGGGTTTCAACCTGCGTACGAACTGTTGATTCTTTCTGACCAATGGCAACGTAGATACAAATCATATCCTTGCCTTTTTGGTTGAGAATAGCATCAATGGCTACAGATGTCTTCCCTGTCTGACGGTCACCGATAATCAATTCACGCTGACCTCGACCAATTGGAACCAAAGCATCAATAGCCTTAAGACCAGTTTGCAGCGGCTCATTTACTGATTTCCGTTGCATAACACCTGGCGCTGGGTACTCGATTGGACGGGTTTTAGTCGTACGAATGTCACCAAGACCATCCACTGGTTGCCCAAGTGGATTGATGACACGACCAATCAAGGCTGAGCCAACTGGCACTTCCATGATTTTACCAGTCCGACGAACAACAGAACCCTCACGGATATCTGTAAATTCACCAAGAATGATGATACCAACATCGTTGGTTTCTAAGTTTTGGGCCATACCAATGGTGCCATTTTCAAATACCAAAAGCTCTCCACTCATGGCATTGTCAAGACCTTGCGCACGGGCGATACCGTCACCAATGTAGGTTACGACACCAGTTTCTGTATAGTCAAAGTCAGGCTGAAAGCCTTCAATTTGTTGTTTTAGTAAAGCGCTAATTTCTTGTGCATTTATCAAAAGAACACCACTTTCTATTTTCTAAAGTTTTTTTCTAACATCCTTCAATTGTGTCCGAACACTTGCATCGATTACCTTGTGGTTAACACTCACAATGAAACCACCAAGTAGACTTTGGTCTAATTCTTCGATGATAGTACGTACACGTAAGGAGAATCGTTCTTCCACTAACTGACGTAGTCGGTCTTTTTGCACCTCAGTCAAAGGATAAACAGAAACCACATGGGCTTCAAATTCATTTTTAAATTTACTAATCTGTAAACGGACACGCTCTAATGTTTCCAGTAGCAAGTCTGCATGCCCATCACGAATAATATCCTCAATCAAATCATTGATTTGCCAGAAACTTGATTGGCGAACGGTTCGTACGAATGCAGCTTTTTCCTCTCTTGATACCGTAGCAGACAACAAAAGACGATTGAGTTTGCTATCATGGATAATCGTAATCAATTCAGAAAGCTGGTCATACATTTCCCAAATTTCTGCATGATCACTGACTTTTTCAACAAATGATAGAGCGTATTTTTGCACAAGGGCATTTTCTCTAGCGTTCATCTACTTTTCTCCCAGCTTATCCAAATAACGATCAATCAAATTGCTGTGAGCTGCCTGGTCTAGGTCTTCTAAAATGATTTTACCTGCCAAATCAACTGCCAACTCAGCCACTTGAATACGCAGGTTTTCCTGAGCTTCACATTTTTCAGCTTCGATTTCCATCTGCGCTTTTTGTTTCAAGCCTTGGATTTCAACTTCTGCCTGTTCAAGAATACGTTTTTTCTCTAGTTTCGCTCGCTCAATAGCGTCTTGAATGATTTTTTGTCCTTCAACACGACCTTGAACCAATTCCTGTTCCCGTTGTTGAACCAGGTTTGAAGCAGCTCTTAATTTTTCATCTGCCGCATCAATATCATTGGCAATCTTATTGGCACGTTCTTCAAAAATACCTGTAATACGATCCCAAGCGAATACACGAATAAGGATTATCAATATCGCAAAAGAAGCCGTTACGAGAATAAAGTTTCCAAGAACAGTGCTAGATTGCATTGCTAAAATTGTTGCCATATTTTTCTTTCCCTTTCTTACTCACCATGACCGTGGATTTTTTTGTTCAAGTACATGGATACCAGCATGACAAATACATAGCCTTGCAAACATGAAATGAAGACAGAGAAGCCTGTCCAAACAATGTTTAGTGCAAATGCAACTGGATAAGCTACTGCACTTTGTTGTGATAGCTGTAAAAGAAGTGAAACCAAAACCTCACCTGCGTAAATATTACCGTACAAGCGCAAGGCTAGTGAAGCAAGGTTGGTAATTTCTTCTAAAATGTTCATCGGAGTCATTGCCAAAGGAGTCACAAAATCTTTCAGATATTGCTTAACCCCTCTACGGCGAATACCTTCGACATGACAAAAAACAGTTGCAATGGCTGCTAGTCCAAAATCGTAGGCCATGTTGGCTGTCGGAGATGTCCACAAATTATGACCTTCCGCTGTTTCCAACTTGGTCATCAAACCCAAGTTATTTGCTACCAAAAGAAAGGTGAAGACTGTGAAGAAGAACAAGGCGTACCTTTTAGCATCTTCATCTCCAAGATTTCCCTTAGTGAAATTGATAGTCAATTCGTACACATACTCCAAAACATTCTGTTTACCTTTTGGCTTCAGTTCCATTCGGCGACTAGCCCAAAAAACAAGTAAGAAAATAACGGAAATGGTTATAATAGAAACCAATACCATGGTCAGATCAAAGGTTACGGGACCAAGGGTAAGGGTTGGACTTAAATGTTCTTCCAATGGAGGTTCCCCCCTTTTCTATTTCTCTATTTTCTACTATTTCAAGACAAACATCATAGCCAAGGTTACGAAGAAAGTTCCCTCGATAAAGGCAACACCTAAGAATACACCAGCCATCAACTTGCTTTGCATTTCTGGTTGACGTGCAGTCGAACTAAGGTAAGAAGCGACCAATATACCCTCTCCAATACTAACACCAAGACAGGCCAAACCTAAAGCCAATGCGCCTAAATTCATAACGAATTCTCCTTTTAAAATTTAATACCATGTAAGGATACTCCTAAAACATCTATTTGTCAAGAAAATACCTCCTTTGGAAGCGTTTAATTCGCTATTGAAATAGAAAAAGAAAAGACCTGCTGTCTTTTCTTCCTATTTATATAGCAGAATGGATATGACTACTTTCTTCAATGAAACGTTTGGCCATATTTTCTCGATCGACCTGCTCCGTATCCAAAGTGATAGCCTCATCAGAAACCAGGTCCGTATCCGCAAAAAATTCAATATGATTTTGAAGATTGTACAATTCAACTGGCGCATCTCCACCAAACTCTCCATCAAGATTGAGAAGAAGGCGGCTGTCGGAACTAAGGTTTTCGATAGATAAAGACCTTGTCTTGATATACTCAATTAAATCACTCTCAATATGCTTCCCACCGTCCAAGACCTGCCCAATTAACTGAAGAATTTCAAACAAGTTTCCAGTCTTGACCATTATCAAGGTGAAATTCCCATCATCCAATTTAGCATCTGGAACAATTTGCTCAAAACCACCAATGGAATTAGTCAAGGCGACGAAAATCATCGAAACAGAGCCTTCAAATACTCCCCCATCGTGCGTCACTCGTACAGGTGTAAATTGGACTTGTGGCAAAAGCTCCGCCCCCTTGACCACATAAGCCAAATAGCCAAACATGGTTTTGAGCTGACTTGGCACACTGTAGGTCAATTCTGTCAGAGTTCCTGCGGCAGCGATGTTAATGAAGTAATGTTCTTGATAAAATCCATTTTTTTCATTCTTTGCCAAGCCAATATCCATCAAAATCGTCTGGTTTTTCCCAATCAGCTTGGCTGCTTCAATCGGGTTGCCACGAGGGACCTTAAGAGCACGCGCATAGTCATTGGTCGTTCCTGTTGGAATAATAGCCATCTTTGGTCTATTTTCAAGGGGAGCAATTCCGTTGACCACTTCATTGATGGTGCCATCTCCTCCTGCTGCGATGACTAGGTCAAAGCCCGCCTCTGCTGCTCTTTTCGCCTCATTTTTTGCTGAATCTTTTGTGGCCGTTGTCTGAAAAGCAGAGGTTTCATAACCGAAACCTTCTAAAATTTCTAGTACGTCTACCACATTTTTTTTCATGATTTCCTGACCTGAGGTAGGGTTGTAAATCAATCTTGCTCGCTTGCGTTCTTCCATATCCTATACCTTAAAGGCTTTCTAACCAAGCCTCATCTTTTATTTCAATTCCTAACTCTTGGGCCTTGGCCAACTTGCTTCCTGCGTCAGCACCTGCGACAACTAGGTTGGTCTTCTTGGAAACAGAGCCTGCTACGTTGGCACCCAAAGCTTCTAGCTTAGCTTTGGCCTCGCCCCGCTTCATCCGTTCCAACTTACCAGTTAATACGACCGTAAGTCCAGACAAGGCAGCATTTTCATCCGCTACCTGTCCCAGATAGGCTAAGTTTACGGCATTTTCCTTAAGTTCAGCTAAAAGTTGCTGGGCACCTGAGCTCACAAAGAAGCTGGTCAAGGACTTGGCTATTACCTGACCCAATCCTTCTAGGGAAGCAATCTCGTCTTGGCTGGCTTGAGCTAGGGCTTCCAAGTCGCCAAAGTTTTCCAGCAAAATCTTGCTGGCCTTGCTGCCGACATGGCGAATACCCAAACCGAACAAGAGCCGTTCTGCTGAATTTCCTTTTGATGTCTGAATGGCCTGATAGAGCTTGTCTGCGGACTTTTCCTTGAAACCGTCTAGGGTCAAGAGGTCGTCAACAGTCAGCTTGTAAATATCCGCCACATCCTTGACCAGACCTGATACAAAGAGTTTTTCCACAATGGAAGACCCTAGACCTGCAATATTCATAGCATCACGGCTAGCAAAATGCTCCAACTTGCTCATCAACTGACTTGGGCAGATGGGATTGATACAACGGAGGGCCACTTCATCTTCGTAATGCTGCAAGTCGCTCTGACAAGACGGACACTGGCTTGGAACAGGCATGACTTCTTGATCTTTTCGGTACTTGTCCACTACTTTCAGAACTGCTGGGATAATGTCCCCCGCCTTGTAAACAATAACCGTGTCGCCAATACGGATGTCTTTTTCTGCGATGTAATCGACATTGTGCAAGGTGGCACGACTGACAGTCGTGCCAGCTAACTGAACAGGGCTGAGATTGGCTGTTGGAGTGACGACACCTGTTCGACCAACGGTCCAGTCAACTGATAGGATTTGGGCTTCTTTTTCCTCTGCCGGAAACTTGTAGGCCACTGCCCAACGTGGTGCCTTAACAGTAAAACCTAATTCTTCTTGGATGGCTAGGTCGTTGACCTTAATCACGATACCGTCGATTTCATAGGGCAAATCTTCTCGACGCTCTGCCATTTTTTCAATAAAAGCCCAAACATCGTCCATGCTGTCGGCCAACTGGTAGTCGTGGTTGGTCACAAAGCCTAGAGCATCCAGCTTTTTCAGCACTTGCGACTGGCTGGTCGCTTCAGACGGACTAGCCTCTTGGTAGAGGAAGGTAGCAAGACCACGCTGAGCTACTACACCCGTATCCAGCTGGCGGAGGGTTCCTGCTGCTGCATTACGTGGATTGGCAAACTCAGCCTCTCCTGCCTCCTGACGTTGTTGGTTGACGCGGTCAAAAGAGGCTTTGGGCATATAGCACTCGCCACGGACAGTAATATCAACTGCTTGAGGTAAGGTCAGGGGAATATCCGCTACTCGCTTGAGGTTTTCGGTGATATTCTCACCGACACTGCCATCGCCACGGGTTGCTCCAACGACCAGGTTACCCGCTTCATAGGTCAGGGAAATGGACAGACCGTCAATCTTGAGTTCGCAGATATAGGTCGCCTGGGGAAATTCCTTGCGAACACGTTGGTCAAAGGCATCTAATTCCTCACGCGAAAAGGCATCCTGCAAGCTAAAAAGAGGATAGACATGGCTATATTTTTCAAAGCCGTCTAAAATTTTGCCACCAACGCGATGGGTTGGACTGTTGGGCAAAACCAATTCTGGATGGGCTGTTTCCAGTTCCACCAATTCTCGATAGAGTTTGTCGTATTCGGCATCAGACACGCTTGGTTTGTCTGAACGATAGTATTCGTCGGCATATTTGTTAAGTAAGTCTACTAATTCTGATATTCTTTTTTCCATAAGACAATTATACCACGACTTAAGATGGCAACTGAAGATTTTAGTTTTGAATTAGGTTAGGAAATTTTAAATACATTTGAGCAAAAAAAGGGTATAATAGATATATAATATTTTCGGAGGTGCCCTATGGCTGTAACATTTAAAAGACAAGATGATTTGGAAAAAATGCTAGAAGAATTTGCATCCTTTGACAAACTCGAAGAAGTTGAGTTTCCAGACCCAACAAGCACTGAAAAAAACAAGCAGAAAGTTGACGATAAGTAAGGATGTTTGGATTTGAGCAACTGCCCTCTTCTGTTTTACAGGCGGGGGCTATTTTCCTGTCAATTATCATTGAAGCCCTGCCCTTTGTTCTGATAGGTGCAATTATTTCTGGTTTCATTGAGGTCTTTATCACACCTGAAAAGGTAGTCAGATTTCTACCTAAGAATACCTTTCTGGCCATCCTCTTCGGGACCTTTCTAGGCTTTGTTTTCCCTTCTTGCGAATGTGGGATAGTCCCTATTGTGAATAGGCTCTTAGAAAAAAAGGTGCCTAGCTATACTGCTATTCCATTTCTAGTGACTGCCCCCCTTATCAATCCCATCGTTCTTTTTGCAACCTACACTGCGTTTGGAAATTCTTGGCTTCTGGCCGCCTATCGTGTTCTAGGATCTATCTTGGTCGCAATCGTCCTTGGTCTGGTCCTTGGCTTTTTGGTCAAAGAACCGATTAAAAACCAACAGACTGCCTGCCAACCGACCCATGATTTTTCAGATAAAACCAACTGGCAAAAAGTCGGACTAGCTTTTATTCATGCCATTGATGAATTTTTCGATACCGGTCGATACTTGGTCTTTGGTTGCCTCTTTGCTAGTTTAGTACAGGTCTATGTTCCAACAGCTATCTTGACTTCGATTGCTCACAGCCCTCTATCAGCTATCTTGCTCATGATGGGACTTGCCTTTCTGCTCTCCCTTTGTTCTGAAGCAGATGCCTTTATCGGTGCATCCTTTCTATCCAGCTTTGGTCTAGCACCCGTCATGGCCTTCCTTGTCATTGGACCAATGGTAGATGTCAAAAATCTACTCATGATAAAGCGTTATTTCACAGGTAAATTTATTCTGAGCTTCGTTACTATTACTTTCCTGGTTATCCTTGGCTACTGCATCATTCTAGGAGGGCTTGTATGATTCGATTTTTAATTCTCGCAGCTTATTTTGAAATGACTATGTACCTATATGTATCAGGCAAACTAGACCAGTATATCAATCTGCACTACACCTATCTGGCCTATCTGTCTATGATACTTTCCTTTATCCTAGCCATGGTTCAACTCTATGTCTGGGTAAAAAACATTGAAACACATAGTCATTTGACAAAAAAATCAGCCAAATTTGCTAGTGTGTTTCTCCTAATCCTCCCACTTACAGTTGCCTGGCTCTTTCCAACAGTTAGTTTAGATGCTACTTCTGTGGCGGCTAAAGGCTATCATTTCCCCCTAGCTGCTGAAAATGACACAGCTACTCAGGCTCAGGAGGGGACCAGCGTCCAATACCTCAAGCCTGATACATCCATCTATTTTACAAAGTCAATTTACCAATCTGAGATGCGCGCAATAGCAGACCACTATTTAGCTCAAGATGAAATAGAGGTGACAAGTGATAATTACATGGAGGTCATGGAGGCCATCTATGACTATCCAAATGAATTTGCCGGTAAAACAATTGAAATGGTCGGTTTCGTTTATAATGACCCAGACAAGACTGACCAGCAATTTCTCTTCCGTTTTGGTATTATTCATTGTATCGCCGATTCTGGTGTCTACGGTCTACTCTCTACAGGAGCTTCACAGACTTTTCCTGACAATAGCTGGGTCAAGGCCAGCGGAAAAATTAAGATTGCTTACCATCATTCCTTAAAACAAAGCCTACCAACACTGGAATTAGAGCAAATAGAAGAAATCCAGCAACCTGAAAATCCCTACGTTTATCGAGTATTTTAGAAAAATGAAGTCATAAAGTGAATTTTCTGACAATTTATGCTATAATGAGATTTATACTCAATAGAATAGGAAAGAATTTATGTCATCACATGTATTGTTTACCATTTTTGGTGCTAGTGGCGACTTAGCCAAACGCAAGCTCTATCCATCACTTTTCCGTCTGTACAAGGCGGGACATATCAAAGAAAACTTTGCTGTTATTGGAACAGCCCGCAGACCCTGGACCAAGGAATTTTTTGAGCAAACCGTCATTGAATCACTAGGAGATTTGCCCGACACGCCACGTCAGGCTCATGAATTTGCAAGTCATTTCTACTACCAAAGCCATGATGTCAATGATACGGAGCATTATGTAGCTCTTCGAAAATTACAAGATGACTTGTGTGAAAAGTACGATACCCAACACAACAAGGTCTTCTTCTTATCCATGGCACCTGAATTCTTCGGAACCATTGCCAAACACCTCAAGTCTGAGAAGATCGTTGACGGAC is drawn from Streptococcus sp. 29892 and contains these coding sequences:
- the atpD gene encoding F0F1 ATP synthase subunit beta, producing the protein MSSGKITQVVGPVVDVAFAAEDKLPEINNALVVYKNDDSKQKVVLEVALELGDGVVRTIAMESTDGLTRGMEVLDTGRPISVPVGKETLGRVFNVLGDTIDLDEPFPADFEREPIHKKAPAFDELSTSSEILETGIKVIDLLAPYLKGGKVGLFGGAGVGKTVLIQELIHNIAQEHGGISVFTGVGERTREGNDLYWEMKESGVIEKTAMVFGQMNEPPGARMRVALTGLTIAEYFRDVEGQDVLLFIDNIFRFTQAGSEVSALLGRMPSAVGYQPTLATEMGQLQERITSTKKGSVTSIQAIYVPADDYTDPAPATAFAHLDSTTNLERKLTQLGIYPAVDPLASSSRALSPQIVGEEHYVVAMEVKRVLQRYQELQDIIAILGMDELSDEEKTLVGRARRIQFFLSQNFNVAEQFTGMPGSYVPVAETVKGFKEILDGKHDHLPEDAFRNVGSIEDVVAKAAKMRF
- a CDS encoding F0F1 ATP synthase subunit gamma; the encoded protein is MAGSLNEIKSKIASTKKTSQITGAMQMVSASKLAKSEQLAQSFQIYASKVRQITTDLLRGELMASDTSNPMLIRRPVQKSGYIVITSDSGLKGSYNSSILKAVMGMIEQDHDSKDEYEIIAIGSMGADFFRARGINPVFELRGLADNPSFEEVQKIISKSVEMYKNELFDELYVCYNHHVNSLTSQVRVQQMLPVEDLDHNEADGYTSTFELEPNREVILEQLLTQYAESTIYGAILDAKTAENAAGMTAMQTATDNAKNVINDLTIQYNRARQASITQEITEIVAGASALE
- the atpA gene encoding F0F1 ATP synthase subunit alpha, yielding MESGVLLINAQEISALLKQQIEGFQPDFDYTETGVVTYIGDGIARAQGLDNAMSGELLVFENGTIGMAQNLETNDVGIIILGEFTDIREGSVVRRTGKIMEVPVGSALIGRVINPLGQPVDGLGDIRTTKTRPIEYPAPGVMQRKSVNEPLQTGLKAIDALVPIGRGQRELIIGDRQTGKTSVAIDAILNQKGKDMICIYVAIGQKESTVRTQVETLRQYGALDYTIVVTASASQPSPLLFLAPYAGVAMAEEFMYEGKHVLIVYDDLSKQAVAYRELSLLLRRPPGREAYPGDVFYLHSRLLERSAKVSDELGGGSITALPFIETQAGDISAYIATNVISITDGQIFLKDDLFNSGIRPAIDAGSSVSRVGGSAQIKAMKKVAGTLRIDLASYRELEAFTQFGSDLDAATQAKLNRGRRTVEVLKQPLHKPLPVEKQVLILYALTNGFLDSVPIDDILAFEEELYAYFDLHYDSLLDVIRTTKDLPDTDELNAAIQAFKDQSVFK
- a CDS encoding F0F1 ATP synthase subunit delta; this translates as MNARENALVQKYALSFVEKVSDHAEIWEMYDQLSELITIIHDSKLNRLLLSATVSREEKAAFVRTVRQSSFWQINDLIEDIIRDGHADLLLETLERVRLQISKFKNEFEAHVVSVYPLTEVQKDRLRQLVEERFSLRVRTIIEELDQSLLGGFIVSVNHKVIDASVRTQLKDVRKKL
- the atpF gene encoding F0F1 ATP synthase subunit B, with translation MATILAMQSSTVLGNFILVTASFAILIILIRVFAWDRITGIFEERANKIANDIDAADEKLRAASNLVQQREQELVQGRVEGQKIIQDAIERAKLEKKRILEQAEVEIQGLKQKAQMEIEAEKCEAQENLRIQVAELAVDLAGKIILEDLDQAAHSNLIDRYLDKLGEK
- the atpB gene encoding F0F1 ATP synthase subunit A, with amino-acid sequence MEEHLSPTLTLGPVTFDLTMVLVSIITISVIFLLVFWASRRMELKPKGKQNVLEYVYELTINFTKGNLGDEDAKRYALFFFTVFTFLLVANNLGLMTKLETAEGHNLWTSPTANMAYDFGLAAIATVFCHVEGIRRRGVKQYLKDFVTPLAMTPMNILEEITNLASLALRLYGNIYAGEVLVSLLLQLSQQSAVAYPVAFALNIVWTGFSVFISCLQGYVFVMLVSMYLNKKIHGHGE
- a CDS encoding F0F1 ATP synthase subunit C translates to MNLGALALGLACLGVSIGEGILVASYLSSTARQPEMQSKLMAGVFLGVAFIEGTFFVTLAMMFVLK
- a CDS encoding diacylglycerol kinase family lipid kinase; the encoded protein is MEERKRARLIYNPTSGQEIMKKNVVDVLEILEGFGYETSAFQTTATKDSAKNEAKRAAEAGFDLVIAAGGDGTINEVVNGIAPLENRPKMAIIPTGTTNDYARALKVPRGNPIEAAKLIGKNQTILMDIGLAKNEKNGFYQEHYFINIAAAGTLTELTYSVPSQLKTMFGYLAYVVKGAELLPQVQFTPVRVTHDGGVFEGSVSMIFVALTNSIGGFEQIVPDAKLDDGNFTLIMVKTGNLFEILQLIGQVLDGGKHIESDLIEYIKTRSLSIENLSSDSRLLLNLDGEFGGDAPVELYNLQNHIEFFADTDLVSDEAITLDTEQVDRENMAKRFIEESSHIHSAI
- the ligA gene encoding NAD-dependent DNA ligase LigA, with the translated sequence MEKRISELVDLLNKYADEYYRSDKPSVSDAEYDKLYRELVELETAHPELVLPNSPTHRVGGKILDGFEKYSHVYPLFSLQDAFSREELDAFDQRVRKEFPQATYICELKIDGLSISLTYEAGNLVVGATRGDGSVGENITENLKRVADIPLTLPQAVDITVRGECYMPKASFDRVNQQRQEAGEAEFANPRNAAAGTLRQLDTGVVAQRGLATFLYQEASPSEATSQSQVLKKLDALGFVTNHDYQLADSMDDVWAFIEKMAERREDLPYEIDGIVIKVNDLAIQEELGFTVKAPRWAVAYKFPAEEKEAQILSVDWTVGRTGVVTPTANLSPVQLAGTTVSRATLHNVDYIAEKDIRIGDTVIVYKAGDIIPAVLKVVDKYRKDQEVMPVPSQCPSCQSDLQHYEDEVALRCINPICPSQLMSKLEHFASRDAMNIAGLGSSIVEKLFVSGLVKDVADIYKLTVDDLLTLDGFKEKSADKLYQAIQTSKGNSAERLLFGLGIRHVGSKASKILLENFGDLEALAQASQDEIASLEGLGQVIAKSLTSFFVSSGAQQLLAELKENAVNLAYLGQVADENAALSGLTVVLTGKLERMKRGEAKAKLEALGANVAGSVSKKTNLVVAGADAGSKLAKAQELGIEIKDEAWLESL
- a CDS encoding SPJ_0845 family protein; protein product: MAVTFKRQDDLEKMLEEFASFDKLEEVEFPDPTSTEKNKQKVDDK
- a CDS encoding permease, translated to MFGFEQLPSSVLQAGAIFLSIIIEALPFVLIGAIISGFIEVFITPEKVVRFLPKNTFLAILFGTFLGFVFPSCECGIVPIVNRLLEKKVPSYTAIPFLVTAPLINPIVLFATYTAFGNSWLLAAYRVLGSILVAIVLGLVLGFLVKEPIKNQQTACQPTHDFSDKTNWQKVGLAFIHAIDEFFDTGRYLVFGCLFASLVQVYVPTAILTSIAHSPLSAILLMMGLAFLLSLCSEADAFIGASFLSSFGLAPVMAFLVIGPMVDVKNLLMIKRYFTGKFILSFVTITFLVILGYCIILGGLV
- a CDS encoding TIGR03943 family putative permease subunit; this encodes MIRFLILAAYFEMTMYLYVSGKLDQYINLHYTYLAYLSMILSFILAMVQLYVWVKNIETHSHLTKKSAKFASVFLLILPLTVAWLFPTVSLDATSVAAKGYHFPLAAENDTATQAQEGTSVQYLKPDTSIYFTKSIYQSEMRAIADHYLAQDEIEVTSDNYMEVMEAIYDYPNEFAGKTIEMVGFVYNDPDKTDQQFLFRFGIIHCIADSGVYGLLSTGASQTFPDNSWVKASGKIKIAYHHSLKQSLPTLELEQIEEIQQPENPYVYRVF